In Conger conger chromosome 12, fConCon1.1, whole genome shotgun sequence, one DNA window encodes the following:
- the si:ch211-243g18.2 gene encoding keratin, type I cytoskeletal 18, which yields MTSTASMRSYSAGRQPSFSSLSLRDSGRSRSKASVSLSASPLSHSISMSSGLNDARGLSLNGPAAVVNEKEAMQGLNTRLSNYLDKVRSLEKSNADLELKIKQLMLERAPKGHDIEGMMVQAHLIENEVRKKTLENARIMLEIDNAKLAADDFRVKWEAELDLCQSVERDCQALRKAKSDHEHIIATLAADLDSLKEELYFLKKNHEEELAAMRARLAKDEVSVEVDATQGQDLGATLSELRSHYEGIVRKNKEDAEIWYKKKLDTVQSEVKDSNEALRSAQNDLVERQRFLQNLEVELDSLRKQVAALEGNLCETGQKYALEMERLQLTLTQLEGDLSQLRLDMQRNKTEYEQLLRIKQNLEMEIATYRRLLEGEEQIKEIPPKREPDVRTRKIVKVVTQTMVNGKVVEESSEVEQFEEKKK from the exons ATGACATCCACCGCCTCCATGCGGAGCTACTCCGCAGGCCGACAGCCCTCCTTCTCCAGCCTGTCGCTGCGAGACAGCGGCCGCTCCCGCTCCAAGGCCTCCGTCTCGCTCTCCGCcagccccctctcccactccatcTCCATGAGCAGCGGCCTGAACGACGCCAGGGGCCTGTCCCTCAACGGGCCGGCGGCCGTGGTCAACGAGAAGGAGGCCATGCAGGGCCTCAACACCCGTCTCTCCAACTACCTGGACAAGGTGCGCTCGCTGGAGAAGTCCAACGCCGACCTGGAGCTGAAGATCAAGCAGCTGATGCTGGAGCGGGCGCCCAAGGGCCACGACATCGAGGGCATGATGGTCCAGGCGCACCTCATCGAGAACGAG GTGAGGAAGAAGACCCTGGAGAACGCGCGCATCATGCTGGAGATTGACAACGCCAAGCTGGCCGCCGACGACTTCAGAGTCAA GTGGGAGGCAGAGCTGGATCTGTGTCAGTCTGTGGAGAGGGACTGCCAGGCTCTGAGGAAAGCCAAGTCTGACCACGAGCACATCATCGCCACCCTGGCCGCCGACCTGGACAGCCTGAAGGAGGAGCTGTACTTCCTGAAAAAGAACCACGAAGAG gAGCTGGCTGCGATGAGGGCTCGCCTGGCGAAGGACGAGGTGAGCGTGGAGGTGGACGCCACCCAGGGCCAGGACCTGGGGGCCACGCTGTCCGAGCTGAGGTCGCACTACGAGGGCATCGTGCGGAAGAACAAGGAGGACGCGGAAATCTGGTACAAGAAGAAG CTGGACACCGTGCAGTCGGAGGTGAAGGACAGCAACGAGGCCCTGCGCAGCGCTCAGAACGACCTGGTGGAGAGACAGCGCTTCCTGCAGAACCTGGAGGTGGAGCTCGACAGCCTGCGCAAACAG GTGGCGGCGCTGGAGGGTAACCTGTGCGAGACCGGTCAGAAGTACGCCCTGGAGATGGAGCGGCTCCAGCTGACCCTGACGCAGCTGGAGGGCGACCTGTCGCAGCTGCGTCTGGACATGCAGCGCAACAAGACCGAGTACGAGCAGCTGCTGCGCATCAAGCAGAACCTGGAGATGGAGATCGCCACCTACAGGCGGCTCCTGGAGGGCGAGGAACA gattAAAGAGATCCCTCCCAAAA GAGAGCCTGATGTCAGGACCAGGAAGATTGTGAAGGTGGTCACCCAGACCATGGTCAACGGCAAAGTGGTGGAGGAGTCCAGTGAGGTCGAGCAGTTCgaggagaagaagaagtga